TCTCCGCTGATGAAGATGACGAGGAGTTTCAGAGCTACTTTTCCAAGATGCCGTGGTTGGCTGTACCCTATTCTGATTCAGAGACGCGCAGTCGTCTCGATGATCTGTTTCATGTCAACGGCATTCCTCATCTTGTGTTGCTTGATGAAACTGGCAAAGTTGTTGCTGAAGACGGGGTTGATATTGTCCGTGAGTATGGAGCTGAAGGATACCCTTTCACATCACAAAGGGTACAAGAATTGAAAGATCGAGAAGAGGAAGCTAAGAGAAACCAGACCTTGAAGTCGGTATTGGTCTCGAGTTCTCGAGACTTTGTGATATCGGCGGATGGAAAAAAAGTAAGCTAGTAACATCACTATGTATGATATAGTTGTTGTTTATGTAGAAAAAATTGCTCCTTTTCAATTTGTTTACAAAGTTCAAATCAATATTAACTATGGTTTTGGTCAGTATTACCCTTAGTTATTTATCGTAGATGAAGAAATGAGATAAGAAATGGTTGATAATATAGTAGTTTCTTTGTTAATACAACTCAGTGGTTCATTAACTAATCTATCTTTTCATGTACACACAGACACCTATCTCTGAGCTTGAAGGGAAGACGGTTGGTCTGTATTTTTGCGTGATTTCATACAGACCATGTACAGTATTTACTCAACAGCTTAAAGAGGTTTACAAGAAGCTGAAGGAAAATGGGGAGAATTTTGAGGTTGTGTTTATAcctcttgatgaagatgaagagtcATTCCAGAAAGAATTAGAAAGTTTACCTTGGGTATCCTTGCCTCTCAAGGACAAAACCTGCGCGAAACTAATTCAGTACTTTGAGTTATCAGAACTCCCCACCTTGGTTATTATTGGGCCAGATGGGAAAACTCTTCATACTAATGTTGTTGAAGCCATTGGCGATCACGGGATCGATGCATATCCATTCACTCCTGAGAAGTTTGTTGAACTCGAAGAATTAGCAAAGGCCAAGGAGGCAGCTCAAACACTAGAATCATTTTTGGTGTCTGGGGATCAGGATTTTGTTATCAAGAATGGCGGGGAGAAGGTAAAACTtcttataatataaattttactGAACTATGTTGATTGATTCTCATTTAATCTGATATTAACATTTTGTCATTTATCCATATTTCAGATTCCAGTGTTAGAATTAAAGGGGAAGACCGTCCTCCTTTACTTCTCAGCCCAATGGTGTCCTCCATGCCGAGCATTTCTTCCAAAGCTCATTGAGGCATACCATAAGATTAAGGCACAAGACAATGCTGCACTAGAAGTTGTTTTCATCTCAAGTGACAGGGATCAAGACTCCTTTGATAAATTCTTTGCGGAAATGCCATGGCTGGCACTTCCCTTTGGTGACTCAAGGAAAGAATTGCTGAGTCGCAAATTCAAGGTATCTGGCATCCCCAAGCTCGTGGCAATCGGACCAAGTGGCCGGACTGTCACACATGAAGCTCGAGATCTGGTTGGGCTTTATGGGGCAGATGCTTATCCCTTCACTGAGGAGAGAATAAAGGAAATAGAGGCACATAAAGATGAAATTGCAAAGGGGTGGCCTGAGAAGGTGACGCACAACACACATGAGCATGAGCTTATATTGTCGCGCCGCAGGGTTTATTACTGTGATGGTTGCGATGAGGAGGGACGTGATTGGGCATACTTCTGTGAAGATTGTGACTTTGATCTCCATCCAAATTGTGCACTGGgagacaaagaaagcataaatgGTGCCAAGGAAGAAGAGAAGCCCCAAAATGGATGGGTTTGTGATGGAGATGTCTGCACCAAAGCCTGAAAACTGCTTGTTATATTGTGGTGATTACTGTTATCTTCTACATGTGATGGTAGTTTTAATATGTGTATTGGGAGTTGTATAAAATAATTTGAACCTAGAGATATTAGGGTGTGGTTGGTAATGTTTAATGTGTGCTTAAATCTTGTGCAACAAACAGCAGGCCAAAAATCATGATTATTCTGCTTCCCCTTTTacctttttgttttgaaaagtctACTTGAAATGTTCTACATAGTCCTGTGATTAATCCCAGAAAATGTAGCGGAGGTT
This genomic window from Vicia villosa cultivar HV-30 ecotype Madison, WI unplaced genomic scaffold, Vvil1.0 ctg.006140F_1_1, whole genome shotgun sequence contains:
- the LOC131642935 gene encoding probable nucleoredoxin 1 encodes the protein MADSVDVTHDFHSILSSPDRDFLIRNNGDQVKIDSLKGKKLGFYFSASWCGPCQRFTPALVEVYNELSPKGDFEVVFLSADEDDEEFQSYFSKMPWLAVPYSDSETRSRLDDLFHVNGIPHLVLLDETGKVVAEDGVDIVREYGAEGYPFTSQRVQELKDREEEAKRNQTLKSVLVSSSRDFVISADGKKTPISELEGKTVGLYFCVISYRPCTVFTQQLKEVYKKLKENGENFEVVFIPLDEDEESFQKELESLPWVSLPLKDKTCAKLIQYFELSELPTLVIIGPDGKTLHTNVVEAIGDHGIDAYPFTPEKFVELEELAKAKEAAQTLESFLVSGDQDFVIKNGGEKIPVLELKGKTVLLYFSAQWCPPCRAFLPKLIEAYHKIKAQDNAALEVVFISSDRDQDSFDKFFAEMPWLALPFGDSRKELLSRKFKVSGIPKLVAIGPSGRTVTHEARDLVGLYGADAYPFTEERIKEIEAHKDEIAKGWPEKVTHNTHEHELILSRRRVYYCDGCDEEGRDWAYFCEDCDFDLHPNCALGDKESINGAKEEEKPQNGWVCDGDVCTKA